In the genome of Gemmatimonadaceae bacterium, one region contains:
- a CDS encoding serine/threonine-protein kinase, whose protein sequence is MTHIASSEPYSVTHQLPPHLANWELPPNWAWGPEGLRFGHRHYQELVDALGRSLSLVSVPDASHEAWLASEARHLAHRNHPAVPTTYHYWATYGVSRHGPGYLRRWIAGETVGAHVRRAGIDDVPAMLRVLREVGSALTYLHDAGSTHGAVSPETVWIAPMGRLWMLGWEWAIPTADIPAGLSPDPAWLATPSEWTGGAWAPTPLSDQWQLAALCFFALTGEQPPPSDVPPIALVRPDCPKSVATVLDRALREHPDERFPSVAAMLRAVDRVVGSRTMLISGDEDVAKPGESEEARLRWALGDDYDVLAPLGTGSFGSVWRVRDLSLGREVALKLLHPHIARDEVAVGQFRREAQLAAQLAHPAIVPIYDFDSRGSVAWYTMELAEAGSVAELVQRAGARPLAEIAPQVDLVLDGLAAAHAIGVVHRDLKPENIVIDRYRRWRIADFGIANIWGQEAPTAAGTPAFAPPEQLLGETQDSAADCYSLAAIVYFALSGAPPYGEADVRSVLARALSVDADLERFPEEIADWLRKGLDPDVRHRFQDAAVMKRAWRVAVRAVAQRERRAPWWRRWLGGDGGTGLWGSDEPAGA, encoded by the coding sequence GTGACGCATATCGCTTCGTCCGAGCCATACTCGGTCACCCACCAACTCCCGCCGCATCTGGCCAACTGGGAGCTGCCCCCCAACTGGGCGTGGGGCCCCGAAGGGCTGCGCTTTGGCCACCGGCATTACCAGGAGCTCGTGGACGCCCTCGGCCGCTCGCTCTCCCTGGTGAGCGTGCCCGACGCGTCGCACGAGGCCTGGCTCGCCTCCGAAGCGCGGCACCTGGCGCACCGCAATCACCCCGCCGTGCCCACGACCTACCACTACTGGGCCACGTACGGCGTGAGCCGCCATGGACCCGGCTATCTCCGCCGCTGGATCGCCGGCGAAACCGTGGGCGCGCACGTGCGCCGCGCCGGCATCGACGACGTGCCCGCCATGCTGCGCGTGCTGCGCGAGGTGGGCTCGGCGCTCACCTATCTGCACGACGCCGGCTCGACGCACGGCGCGGTGTCTCCGGAGACCGTGTGGATCGCGCCCATGGGCCGCCTCTGGATGCTCGGCTGGGAATGGGCCATTCCCACCGCCGACATCCCGGCGGGGCTGTCCCCCGACCCGGCGTGGCTGGCCACGCCCAGCGAATGGACCGGCGGCGCGTGGGCCCCCACGCCGCTCAGCGACCAGTGGCAGCTCGCCGCGCTCTGCTTCTTCGCGCTCACCGGCGAGCAGCCTCCGCCCAGCGACGTGCCGCCCATCGCGCTCGTGCGCCCCGACTGTCCGAAGTCGGTGGCCACCGTGCTCGACCGCGCGCTGCGCGAGCATCCCGACGAGCGGTTCCCCAGCGTGGCCGCCATGCTGCGCGCCGTGGATCGGGTGGTGGGCAGTCGCACCATGCTCATCTCCGGCGACGAGGACGTCGCCAAGCCGGGCGAGTCGGAGGAGGCGCGGCTGCGCTGGGCGCTGGGCGACGACTACGACGTGCTCGCCCCGTTGGGCACGGGATCGTTCGGTTCGGTGTGGCGCGTGCGCGACCTGTCGCTGGGGCGCGAGGTGGCGCTCAAACTCCTGCATCCGCACATCGCGCGCGACGAGGTGGCGGTGGGCCAGTTCCGCCGCGAGGCCCAGTTGGCGGCGCAACTCGCCCACCCGGCGATCGTCCCGATCTACGACTTCGATTCGCGCGGCAGCGTGGCGTGGTACACGATGGAGCTGGCCGAGGCCGGCTCGGTGGCCGAGCTCGTGCAGCGCGCCGGCGCCCGCCCGCTGGCCGAGATCGCGCCGCAGGTGGACCTCGTGCTCGACGGATTGGCGGCGGCGCACGCCATCGGCGTGGTGCACCGCGATCTCAAGCCCGAGAACATCGTCATCGACCGCTACCGCCGCTGGCGCATCGCCGACTTCGGCATCGCCAACATCTGGGGACAGGAGGCGCCCACCGCCGCGGGCACGCCGGCATTCGCGCCCCCCGAGCAGCTGCTCGGCGAGACGCAGGATTCGGCGGCCGACTGCTACTCGCTGGCGGCGATCGTGTACTTCGCGCTCTCCGGGGCGCCCCCGTACGGCGAGGCGGACGTGCGCTCGGTGCTGGCGCGCGCGCTGTCGGTGGATGCGGACCTCGAGCGATTTCCGGAGGAGATCGCCGACTGGCTGCGCAAGGGGCTCGACCCCGACGTGCGGCACCGCTTCCAGGACGCCGCGGTGATGAAGCGCGCCTGGCGCGTCGCCGTGCGCGCCGTGGCCCAGCGCGAACGCCGCGCGCCCTGGTGGCGCCGCTGGCTGGGGGGCGACGGCGGCACCGGGCTCTGGGGTTCGGACGAACCCGCCGGGGCATGA
- a CDS encoding YifB family Mg chelatase-like AAA ATPase produces MLAAIRSAAVLGIEAYDVTVEVDVSPGLPQWSIVGLASSSVKESRERVIAALANSGLALPPRRITVGLSPADVHKTGSAFDLPIAIGLLTALGVVPEGMAARVLVLGELGLDGSVRAVRGVLPVARRSASASGGRTLVLPSDNAAEAALVDGVRVCAPQTLTQLVEWMRADSLPPPALPPVARGGTDGLDFADVVGQESAKRALEIAAAGGHNVLMVGPPGAGKTMLARRLPSILPALTSDEALEVTAIHSVAGLTAGSGALCAERPFRSPHHTISTAGLVGGGSSPRPGEVSLAHLGVLFLDEMPEFPRYVLEALRQPMEDGRVVIARAMQAVGFPARFTLVGAMNPCPCGHAGDPSRACVCAESEVQRYRARLSGPLLDRIDMHVSVGAVPMTLFGDGSAVAGEPSAAIRARVDAARGVQRQRYAKLNSARCNAHAGGRWLDLHGGLTREARAMLTSAADALRLSARAYHRVIKVARTIADLAGEREVGAAPVAEALRYRPRVG; encoded by the coding sequence ATGCTCGCCGCCATCCGCTCGGCCGCCGTGCTGGGCATAGAAGCCTACGACGTCACGGTCGAGGTGGACGTGTCGCCGGGATTGCCGCAATGGAGCATCGTGGGGCTGGCGTCCAGCTCGGTCAAGGAGAGCCGTGAGCGCGTGATCGCCGCGCTCGCCAACTCGGGGCTCGCCCTGCCGCCGCGGCGCATCACGGTGGGGCTCTCCCCGGCCGATGTGCACAAGACGGGCTCGGCGTTCGACCTCCCGATCGCCATCGGACTGCTCACCGCGTTGGGCGTGGTGCCCGAAGGGATGGCGGCGCGCGTGCTGGTGCTGGGCGAGCTGGGACTGGACGGGAGCGTGCGCGCGGTGCGGGGCGTGCTCCCGGTGGCGCGGCGTTCGGCGAGCGCGTCCGGCGGCCGCACCCTGGTGCTGCCCAGCGACAACGCGGCCGAAGCGGCGCTGGTGGATGGCGTCAGGGTGTGCGCTCCGCAGACGCTCACCCAGCTCGTGGAGTGGATGCGGGCCGATTCTCTGCCGCCGCCGGCACTGCCGCCGGTGGCGCGCGGCGGCACCGACGGGCTGGACTTCGCCGACGTGGTGGGGCAGGAGAGCGCCAAGCGGGCGCTCGAGATCGCGGCGGCGGGCGGCCACAACGTGCTGATGGTGGGCCCGCCGGGCGCGGGCAAGACCATGCTCGCGCGCCGGCTGCCGTCCATCCTGCCGGCGCTCACGAGCGACGAAGCGCTGGAGGTGACGGCCATCCATTCGGTGGCCGGCCTGACTGCGGGCTCGGGCGCGCTGTGCGCGGAGCGGCCGTTCCGGTCGCCGCATCACACGATCTCCACGGCCGGGCTCGTAGGGGGCGGCAGCAGCCCGCGGCCGGGCGAGGTGAGCCTGGCGCACCTCGGCGTGTTGTTCCTGGACGAGATGCCGGAGTTTCCGCGCTACGTGCTCGAGGCGCTGCGGCAGCCTATGGAGGACGGGCGGGTGGTGATCGCGCGGGCCATGCAGGCGGTGGGATTCCCGGCGCGGTTCACGCTGGTGGGCGCCATGAACCCCTGTCCCTGCGGCCACGCCGGCGATCCGTCGCGCGCGTGCGTGTGCGCCGAGAGCGAGGTGCAGCGGTACCGCGCGCGGCTGTCGGGGCCGCTGCTCGACCGCATCGACATGCACGTGAGCGTGGGGGCGGTGCCGATGACGCTGTTCGGCGATGGGTCGGCGGTGGCGGGCGAGCCGTCGGCGGCGATCCGCGCCCGGGTGGACGCGGCGCGCGGCGTGCAGCGCCAACGATATGCGAAGTTGAATAGCGCCCGGTGCAACGCGCACGCCGGCGGGCGGTGGCTGGACCTGCATGGCGGACTCACGCGCGAGGCCCGGGCCATGCTCACCAGCGCGGCCGACGCGCTGCGCCTGTCGGCGCGGGCGTATCACCGCGTGATCAAGGTGGCGCGGACGATCGCCGATCTGGCCGGCGAGCGCGAGGTGGGCGCGGCGCCGGTGGCGGAGGCGCTGCGGTACCGGCCGCGGGTGGGGTAG
- a CDS encoding ABC transporter permease: MKAIWIMAGLTLREAARRKILWTALVAGALLLTVFAVAMHLQVMEFQGRAMSPFVRYQVEAGMLMIGLYTCDLLAVVLTILTSIDTLAGEISSGTIHAIATKPIARWQILVGKFLGFVGMISAYVVVTFYATIWVAYATTGVLPQHPVRGLLLVVFECVLALSLTFMFGTWFSTLTNGVMVLGLQGVAFMGGWLEQVSGFSQSVHIVTLGIVSSLLMPGESLWRRAAYEMQTPLAGSLSFSPFANVSIPSLTAVAYAAVYLGVALAVALYHFNQRDL; the protein is encoded by the coding sequence ATGAAGGCGATCTGGATCATGGCCGGCCTCACCCTGCGCGAGGCCGCGCGGCGGAAGATTCTCTGGACGGCGCTCGTGGCCGGAGCGCTGCTGCTCACCGTGTTCGCCGTGGCGATGCACCTGCAGGTGATGGAATTCCAGGGGCGCGCGATGTCGCCCTTCGTGCGCTATCAGGTGGAAGCCGGCATGCTCATGATCGGCCTCTATACCTGCGACCTGCTGGCCGTGGTGCTGACCATCCTCACGTCCATCGACACGCTGGCCGGCGAGATCAGCTCGGGAACCATCCACGCCATCGCCACCAAGCCCATCGCGCGCTGGCAGATCCTGGTGGGCAAGTTCCTGGGATTCGTGGGGATGATCTCGGCGTACGTCGTCGTCACCTTCTACGCCACGATCTGGGTGGCGTACGCCACCACGGGCGTGCTCCCGCAGCATCCCGTGCGCGGATTGCTGCTCGTCGTGTTCGAGTGCGTGCTCGCGCTCAGTCTCACGTTCATGTTCGGCACCTGGTTCTCGACGCTCACCAACGGCGTGATGGTGCTGGGGCTGCAGGGCGTGGCGTTCATGGGCGGGTGGCTGGAACAGGTGAGCGGCTTCTCGCAGAGCGTGCACATCGTGACGCTGGGGATCGTGTCGAGCCTGCTCATGCCGGGCGAGTCGCTCTGGCGCCGCGCCGCGTACGAGATGCAGACGCCCCTGGCGGGGTCGCTGTCGTTCTCGCCGTTCGCCAACGTGTCCATCCCGAGCCTCACCGCCGTGGCGTACGCCGCGGTGTATCTGGGCGTCGCGCTCGCCGTGGCGCTGTACCACTTCAATCAGAGGGATCTGTAG
- a CDS encoding ABC transporter ATP-binding protein, giving the protein MTASTDFAIETHALHKVFGPQVAVRSLTLAVPRGEIFGFLGPNGAGKSTSIKMLLGLVRPTAGTALVLGAPVGDVEVRRHIGFLPEDFRFYEWLTATELVRLHGRLCGMTAAQLRTRVPDVLDLVGLTPHRHRTLRGFSKGMLQRIGLAQALVHEPQLIFLDEPTSGLDPMGRRMVRDILRAERDRGATVFLNSHLLSEIEVTCDRVAFIRDGEVVATRDLGTGWQDETRVVVHARHVSNDAMAGLAQWTSAPQLDGDQLQFSVSAESVLPDVVRHLVQTGADVFRVTPERPSLEEVFVTLMGEDRGL; this is encoded by the coding sequence ATGACCGCATCCACGGACTTCGCCATCGAGACGCACGCGCTGCACAAGGTGTTCGGACCGCAGGTGGCCGTGCGCAGCCTCACGCTCGCCGTGCCGCGCGGCGAGATCTTCGGGTTCCTGGGGCCCAACGGCGCCGGCAAGAGTACCTCGATCAAGATGCTGCTGGGCCTGGTGCGCCCCACCGCCGGCACGGCGTTGGTGCTCGGCGCCCCGGTGGGCGACGTCGAGGTACGGCGGCACATCGGCTTCCTGCCCGAGGATTTCCGCTTCTACGAATGGCTCACGGCCACGGAACTGGTGCGACTGCACGGGCGTTTGTGCGGGATGACCGCGGCCCAACTGCGGACGCGAGTGCCCGACGTGCTCGACCTGGTGGGGCTCACGCCGCACCGCCACCGCACGCTGCGCGGGTTCTCCAAGGGCATGCTGCAGCGCATCGGGCTGGCCCAGGCGCTGGTGCACGAGCCGCAGCTCATCTTCCTCGACGAGCCTACGTCGGGGCTCGACCCGATGGGGCGCCGCATGGTGCGCGACATTCTGCGCGCCGAACGCGACCGCGGCGCCACCGTGTTCCTCAATTCGCATCTGCTCAGCGAGATCGAGGTGACGTGCGACCGCGTGGCGTTCATCAGGGACGGCGAGGTGGTGGCCACCCGCGACCTGGGCACGGGCTGGCAGGACGAGACGCGCGTGGTCGTGCATGCCCGCCACGTGTCGAACGACGCCATGGCCGGCCTCGCGCAGTGGACTTCGGCGCCCCAGCTCGACGGCGACCAGCTCCAGTTCAGCGTGTCCGCCGAGAGCGTCCTGCCCGACGTCGTGCGGCATCTGGTGCAGACGGGGGCCGACGTGTTCCGGGTGACCCCGGAGCGACCGTCGCTCGAGGAGGTGTTCGTCACGCTCATGGGGGAGGACCGCGGACTATGA